In Streptomyces thermolilacinus SPC6, a single genomic region encodes these proteins:
- a CDS encoding sensor histidine kinase, translating to MFSQLLLIQVAVAAGVTALVTGLFLAPLSGQLDDQAMRRALAVAQTTASSRLAGDLLASRPAPGGPVQAEAERVRRATGSEYVVVMDVRGVRWSHPNPGRIGAVVSTDPSGALAGREVMEIDSGTLGRSARGKVPLRDADGRIVGAVSVGIAYDSVRARFLAAIPGLLAYAGGALAAGALAAWLIARRVQRQTRDLAFSDIAALLAEREAMLHGIREGVVALDAAGRVRLVNDEARRLLELGPEVTGRPLDEVLDGGRTADVLAGRVSGDDLVAVRGRRVLVANRMPTHDGGAVVTLRDRTELERLGRELDATRGLIDALRAQDHEHANRMHTLLGLLQLELHEEAVEYLTDVVGVHRTTAEQVTEKVHDPLVAALLVGKATVAAERGVALRIAPGSLLPNRLVAPSELVTVVGNLVDNAVDAAAGSRDAAVEVELGTRGRTAVLRVADSGPGVPAEQREAVFTEGWSTKRRPSHGAGRGLGLPLVRRLAERHGGRVEVGTAEGGGAEFTVVLPEALTEASPGPARDEDPADPGGVRR from the coding sequence ATGTTCTCGCAGCTGCTGCTGATCCAGGTGGCGGTGGCGGCCGGGGTGACGGCGCTCGTCACGGGCCTGTTCCTGGCACCGCTCAGCGGGCAGCTGGACGACCAGGCGATGCGGCGGGCGCTGGCCGTCGCGCAGACCACGGCGTCGTCCCGGCTGGCCGGGGACCTACTGGCGTCCCGCCCGGCGCCCGGCGGTCCCGTGCAGGCGGAGGCGGAGCGCGTACGGCGGGCGACGGGCTCGGAGTACGTCGTCGTGATGGACGTGCGGGGGGTGCGCTGGTCGCACCCGAACCCGGGGCGGATCGGCGCGGTCGTGTCCACCGATCCGAGCGGCGCGCTCGCCGGGCGGGAGGTCATGGAGATCGACAGCGGCACGCTCGGGCGGTCGGCGCGCGGGAAGGTGCCGCTGCGCGACGCGGACGGGAGGATCGTCGGCGCGGTGTCCGTCGGCATCGCGTACGACAGCGTGCGCGCCCGGTTCCTGGCGGCGATCCCGGGGCTGCTCGCGTACGCGGGCGGGGCGCTGGCGGCGGGCGCGCTGGCCGCGTGGCTGATCGCCAGGCGTGTCCAGCGGCAGACCCGTGACCTGGCGTTCTCCGATATCGCGGCGCTGCTGGCGGAGCGGGAGGCGATGCTGCACGGCATCCGCGAGGGCGTCGTCGCGCTGGACGCGGCCGGTCGCGTCCGGCTGGTCAACGACGAGGCGCGGCGGCTGCTGGAGCTGGGGCCCGAGGTCACCGGGCGGCCGCTGGACGAGGTGCTGGACGGCGGGCGCACGGCGGACGTGCTGGCCGGGCGGGTCAGCGGCGACGACCTGGTGGCGGTGCGCGGGCGGCGGGTGCTGGTCGCCAACCGGATGCCCACGCACGACGGCGGCGCGGTGGTGACGCTGCGGGACCGTACCGAGCTGGAGCGGCTGGGCCGCGAGCTGGACGCGACGCGCGGGCTGATCGACGCGCTGCGGGCGCAGGACCACGAGCACGCCAACCGGATGCACACACTGCTCGGGCTGCTGCAACTTGAGCTGCACGAGGAGGCGGTGGAGTACCTCACCGACGTCGTGGGGGTGCACCGGACGACCGCCGAGCAGGTCACGGAGAAGGTGCACGACCCGCTGGTGGCCGCGCTGCTGGTGGGGAAGGCGACGGTGGCGGCGGAGCGGGGCGTGGCGCTGCGCATCGCGCCCGGCTCGCTGCTGCCGAACCGGCTGGTCGCGCCGAGCGAGCTGGTCACGGTGGTGGGCAACCTGGTGGACAACGCCGTGGACGCGGCGGCCGGCTCGCGGGACGCCGCCGTCGAGGTGGAGCTGGGGACGCGGGGCCGTACGGCGGTGCTGCGGGTGGCGGACAGCGGGCCGGGCGTACCGGCGGAGCAGCGGGAGGCGGTGTTCACGGAGGGCTGGTCCACCAAGCGCCGCCCTTCCCACGGCGCGGGGCGCGGTCTGGGCCTGCCGCTGGTCCGCCGCCTCGCGGAACGGCACGGCGGGCGGGTCGAGGTGGGTACGGCGGAGGGCGGCGGCGCCGAGTTCACGGTGGTCCTCCCGGAGGCCCTGACGGAGGCCTCACCCGGCCCCGCACGGGACGAGGACCCGGCGGACCCGGGCGGCGTACGGCGCTGA
- a CDS encoding M23 family metallopeptidase → MAFTRSTGKHRAPSRMSRRSAHVAGAAALATSGVIGTLTSPAFAVDAERAASLEDTGVNQAIAGYDLADQVEDQAAAQELAAEVAERQARAEMAAERQAEARLEAAREAQERASREAERKRLDSFQLPVAGSYVSTGYQSGGVLWSSGSHSGVDFHAPYGSTVVSVGRGTVVEAGWGGAYGNNVVIRMHDGTYTQYGHLASVSVAVGQTVMPGQQIGVSGSTGNSTGPHLHFEARTSAEYGSDIDPVSYLRARGVNV, encoded by the coding sequence ATGGCGTTCACCCGTTCCACCGGGAAGCACCGTGCCCCGAGCCGTATGAGCCGCAGGAGCGCCCACGTCGCCGGCGCCGCCGCACTGGCCACCTCCGGTGTCATCGGAACCCTCACCTCCCCGGCGTTCGCCGTGGACGCCGAGCGCGCCGCGTCGCTGGAGGACACCGGCGTCAACCAGGCCATCGCCGGCTACGACCTGGCCGACCAGGTCGAGGACCAGGCCGCCGCCCAGGAGCTGGCCGCCGAGGTCGCCGAGCGCCAGGCCCGGGCCGAGATGGCCGCCGAGCGCCAGGCCGAGGCCCGCCTGGAGGCCGCCCGCGAGGCCCAGGAGCGCGCCTCCCGCGAGGCCGAGCGCAAGCGCCTCGACTCCTTCCAGCTGCCCGTCGCCGGCTCGTACGTCTCCACCGGCTACCAGTCGGGTGGCGTGCTGTGGTCGTCCGGCAGCCACTCGGGCGTCGACTTCCACGCCCCGTACGGCTCCACGGTCGTCTCCGTGGGCCGCGGCACGGTCGTCGAGGCCGGCTGGGGCGGCGCGTACGGCAACAACGTCGTGATCCGCATGCACGACGGCACGTACACGCAGTACGGCCACCTCGCCTCGGTCAGCGTCGCGGTCGGCCAGACGGTCATGCCGGGCCAGCAGATCGGCGTCTCCGGCTCGACCGGCAACTCCACGGGCCCGCACCTCCACTTCGAGGCCCGCACGTCCGCCGAGTACGGCTCCGACATCGACCCGGTCTCCTACCTCCGGGCGCGCGGCGTCAACGTCTGA
- a CDS encoding DNA gyrase/topoisomerase IV subunit A, with protein MARRSTKTPPPDDFEERILDIDVVDEMQGSFLEYAYSVIYSRALPDARDGMKPVHRRIVYQMNEMGLRPERGFVKCARVVGEVMGKLHPHGDASIYDALVRMAQPFSMRLPLVDGHGNFGSLGNDDPPAAMRYTECRMADATSLMTESIDENTVDFAPNYDGQEREPVALPAAFPNLLVNGASGIAVGMATNMPPHNLGEVIAAARHLIKHPGADLETLMRFVPGPDLPTGGKIVGLSGIRDAYESGRGTFKIRATATVENVTARRKGLVVTELPFAVGPEKVIAKIKDLVNAKKLQGIADVKDLTDREHGLRLVIEIKNGFVPEAVLEQLYKLTPMEESFGINNVALVDGQPLTLGLKELLEVYLDHRFEVVRRRSEFRRGKKRDRLHLVEGLLVALIDIDEVIRLIRSSENSAQAKERLIERFSLSDVQTQYILDTPLRRLTKFDRLELEGERDRLNSEIEELTKILDSDAELRKLVSSELATVAKKFGTERRTVLLESAGSTAATVPLEVADDPCRVLLSSTGLLARTASGEPLPEHGGKRVKHDVIVSAVAATQRGTVGAVTSAGRLLRIPVIDLPQLPDTASAPNLSGGAPLAEFLTLEKDETVVCLTTLDESSPGLALGTLQGVVKRVVPDYPANKDELEVITLKEGDRIVGAAELRTGEEDLVFITSDAQLLRYPASQVRPQGRPAGGMAGVKLAAGAEVISFTAVDPASDAVVFTVAGATGQLDASVGTSAKLTPFDQYPRKGRATGGVRCHRFLKGEDVLVLAWAGDAPAMAAQKNGAPVELPDVDPRRDGSGTPLVKPVAVLAGPLV; from the coding sequence ATGGCCCGCCGCAGCACGAAGACCCCGCCGCCCGACGACTTCGAGGAGCGGATCCTCGACATCGACGTCGTCGACGAGATGCAGGGCTCCTTCCTCGAGTACGCGTACTCGGTGATCTATTCCCGCGCCCTGCCCGACGCGCGCGACGGCATGAAGCCGGTTCACCGCCGGATCGTTTACCAGATGAACGAGATGGGCCTGCGCCCCGAGCGCGGGTTCGTGAAGTGCGCCCGTGTCGTCGGCGAGGTGATGGGCAAGCTCCACCCGCACGGCGACGCGTCGATCTACGACGCCCTGGTGCGCATGGCGCAGCCGTTCTCCATGCGCCTGCCGCTGGTGGACGGCCACGGCAACTTCGGTTCCCTCGGCAACGACGACCCGCCGGCCGCCATGCGGTACACGGAGTGCCGGATGGCCGACGCGACGTCGCTGATGACGGAGTCCATCGACGAGAACACGGTCGACTTCGCGCCGAACTACGACGGGCAGGAGCGCGAACCGGTCGCCCTCCCGGCCGCCTTCCCCAACCTGCTGGTGAACGGCGCGTCCGGCATCGCGGTCGGCATGGCGACCAACATGCCCCCGCACAACCTGGGCGAGGTCATCGCCGCCGCGCGGCACCTGATCAAGCACCCGGGCGCCGATCTCGAGACGCTCATGCGGTTCGTCCCGGGCCCCGACCTGCCGACCGGCGGCAAGATCGTGGGCCTGTCGGGCATCAGGGACGCGTACGAGTCGGGCCGCGGCACGTTCAAGATCCGCGCCACGGCGACGGTGGAGAACGTCACGGCGCGCCGCAAGGGCCTGGTCGTCACGGAGCTGCCGTTCGCGGTCGGCCCGGAGAAGGTCATCGCCAAGATCAAGGACCTGGTCAACGCGAAGAAGCTCCAGGGCATCGCGGACGTCAAGGACCTCACGGACCGGGAGCACGGGCTGCGCCTGGTCATCGAGATCAAGAACGGCTTCGTGCCCGAGGCGGTGCTGGAGCAGCTGTACAAGCTGACGCCGATGGAGGAGTCCTTCGGCATCAACAACGTGGCGCTGGTGGACGGCCAGCCGCTCACGCTGGGCCTGAAGGAGCTGCTGGAGGTCTATCTGGACCACCGCTTCGAGGTGGTGCGGCGGCGCAGCGAGTTCCGGCGCGGCAAGAAGCGGGACCGGCTGCACCTGGTGGAGGGCCTGTTGGTCGCCCTCATCGACATCGACGAGGTGATCCGGCTCATCCGCTCCAGTGAGAACTCGGCGCAGGCCAAGGAGCGGCTGATCGAGCGGTTCTCGCTGAGCGACGTCCAGACCCAGTACATCCTGGACACACCGCTGCGGCGGCTCACCAAGTTCGACCGGCTGGAGCTGGAGGGCGAGCGGGACCGTCTGAACAGCGAGATCGAGGAGCTGACGAAGATCCTGGACTCGGACGCCGAGCTGCGCAAGCTCGTGTCGTCCGAGCTGGCCACGGTGGCGAAGAAGTTCGGCACGGAGCGGCGCACGGTGCTGCTGGAGTCGGCGGGTTCCACGGCCGCCACGGTGCCGCTGGAGGTCGCCGACGACCCGTGCCGGGTGCTGCTGTCCTCGACGGGGCTGCTGGCCCGTACGGCGAGCGGCGAGCCGCTGCCGGAGCACGGCGGGAAGCGCGTCAAGCACGACGTGATCGTGTCGGCGGTCGCGGCGACGCAGCGCGGCACGGTCGGCGCGGTGACGTCCGCCGGGCGGCTGCTGCGCATCCCGGTGATCGACCTGCCGCAGCTGCCGGACACGGCGTCGGCGCCGAACCTGTCGGGCGGGGCGCCGCTGGCGGAGTTCCTGACGCTGGAGAAGGACGAGACGGTCGTCTGCCTGACCACCCTGGACGAGTCGTCGCCCGGTCTGGCGCTGGGCACGCTCCAGGGCGTCGTGAAGCGGGTGGTGCCCGACTACCCGGCGAACAAGGACGAGCTGGAGGTCATCACGCTCAAGGAGGGCGACCGGATCGTCGGCGCGGCGGAGCTGCGGACGGGCGAGGAGGACCTGGTCTTCATCACGTCGGACGCGCAGCTGCTGCGCTATCCGGCGTCCCAGGTGCGCCCGCAGGGCCGTCCGGCGGGCGGTATGGCGGGCGTGAAGCTGGCGGCGGGCGCCGAGGTGATCTCGTTCACCGCCGTGGACCCGGCGTCGGACGCGGTCGTGTTCACGGTCGCGGGCGCCACGGGCCAGTTGGACGCCTCGGTCGGCACGTCGGCGAAGCTGACGCCGTTCGACCAGTACCCGCGCAAGGGCCGGGCCACGGGTGGGGTGCGCTGCCACCGGTTCCTGAAGGGCGAGGACGTGCTGGTGCTGGCCTGGGCGGGCGACGCCCCGGCCATGGCGGCCCAGAAGAACGGCGCGCCGGTGGAGCTGCCCGACGTGGACCCGCGCCGGGACGGGTCGGGTACGCCGCTGGTCAAGCCGGTGGCGGTGCTGGCGGGCCCGCTGGTGTAG
- a CDS encoding M16 family metallopeptidase, whose product MGHTATAQAGSGGLTATEHRLANGLRVVLSEDHLTPVAAVCLWYDVGSRHEVKGRTGLAHLFEHLMFQGSKQVKGNGHFELVQGAGGSLNGTTSFERTNYFETMPAHQLELALWLEADRMGSLLAALDDESMENQRDVVKNERRQRYDNVPYGTAFEKLTALVFPDGHPYHHTPIGSMADLDAATLEDAREFFRTYYAPNNAVLSVVGDIDPEQTLAWIEKYFGSIPGHDGKPAPRDGTLPDVIGEQLREVVVEDVPARALMAAYRLPADGTRACDAADIALTILGGGESSRLHNRLVRRDRTAVAAGFGLLRLAGAPSMGWLDVKTSAGVEVPDIEAAVDEELARFASEGPTAEEMERAQAQLEREWLDRLGTVAGRADELCRFAVLFGDPQLALTAVQRVLEVTADEVREVAARQLRPDNRAVLVYEPTTADDGDQTDSDEEEGTDQ is encoded by the coding sequence ATGGGTCACACGGCCACAGCCCAGGCCGGCTCCGGCGGCCTGACAGCGACCGAGCACCGGCTGGCCAACGGCCTGCGTGTGGTGCTCTCGGAGGACCACCTGACCCCGGTCGCCGCGGTGTGCCTCTGGTACGACGTCGGCTCCCGCCACGAGGTCAAGGGCCGCACCGGCCTCGCCCACCTCTTCGAGCACCTGATGTTCCAGGGCTCCAAGCAGGTCAAGGGCAACGGCCACTTCGAGCTGGTGCAGGGCGCCGGCGGCTCCCTCAACGGCACCACGAGCTTCGAGCGCACCAACTACTTCGAGACGATGCCCGCCCACCAGCTGGAGCTCGCCCTCTGGCTGGAGGCCGACCGCATGGGCTCCCTCCTCGCCGCCCTGGACGACGAGTCGATGGAGAACCAGCGGGACGTCGTCAAGAACGAGCGCCGCCAGCGCTACGACAACGTGCCGTACGGCACCGCCTTCGAGAAGCTCACGGCTCTCGTCTTCCCCGACGGGCACCCCTACCACCACACGCCGATCGGCTCCATGGCGGACCTCGACGCGGCCACGCTGGAGGACGCCCGGGAGTTCTTCCGCACGTACTACGCGCCGAACAACGCGGTGCTGTCCGTCGTCGGCGACATCGACCCGGAGCAGACGCTCGCCTGGATCGAGAAGTACTTCGGTTCCATCCCGGGCCACGACGGCAAGCCCGCCCCCCGGGACGGGACGCTGCCCGACGTCATCGGCGAGCAGCTGCGCGAGGTCGTCGTGGAGGACGTCCCGGCCCGCGCCCTGATGGCCGCCTACCGCCTCCCGGCCGACGGCACGCGCGCGTGCGACGCCGCCGACATCGCCCTCACCATCCTGGGCGGCGGCGAGTCGTCCCGGCTGCACAACCGGCTGGTACGGCGCGACCGCACCGCCGTCGCCGCCGGCTTCGGCCTGCTGCGGCTGGCCGGCGCGCCCTCCATGGGCTGGCTGGACGTGAAGACCTCCGCCGGCGTCGAAGTGCCGGACATCGAGGCCGCCGTCGACGAGGAGCTCGCCCGGTTCGCCAGCGAGGGCCCCACGGCCGAGGAGATGGAGCGCGCCCAGGCCCAGCTGGAGCGCGAGTGGCTGGACCGGCTGGGCACGGTCGCGGGCCGCGCCGACGAACTGTGCCGGTTCGCCGTCCTGTTCGGCGACCCGCAGCTCGCCCTCACCGCCGTCCAGCGCGTCCTTGAGGTCACCGCCGACGAGGTGCGCGAGGTCGCCGCCCGGCAGCTGCGCCCCGACAACCGCGCGGTGCTCGTCTACGAACCGACCACGGCCGACGACGGCGACCAGACCGACAGCGACGAGGAAGAGGGGACGGACCAGTGA
- a CDS encoding M16 family metallopeptidase — translation MEFHPQPQPGTPRVWAFPAPERGRLDNGLTVLRCHRPGQQVVAVEIVLDAPLDAEPKGLDGVATIMARALSEGTDKHTAEEFAAELERCGATLDAHADHPGVRVSLEVPASRLPKALALLSDALRAPAFADDEIDRLVRNRLDEIPHETANPARRAAKQLYAELFPAASRMSRPRQGTEETVARIDSAAVRAFYEAHVRPASATAVVVGDLTGIDLDALLRDTLGEWTGDAPRPGTASPITADDRGRVVIVDRPGAVQTQLLIGRIGPDRHDSVWPAQVVGTYCLGGTLTSRLDRVLREEKGYTYGVRSFGQVLRSLPDGTGAAMLAISGSVDTPNTGPALDDLWKVLRTLAAEGLTDAERDAAVHNLVGVAPLKYETAASVADTLADQVEQHLPDDFQAQLYRRLDATGTVEAMAAVVNAFPPDRLVTVLVGDAAQIKAPVEALGLGEVTVVTG, via the coding sequence ATGGAGTTCCACCCGCAGCCGCAGCCCGGCACGCCCCGCGTCTGGGCCTTCCCCGCGCCCGAGCGCGGCCGGCTCGACAACGGCCTGACCGTGCTGCGCTGCCACCGCCCCGGCCAGCAGGTCGTCGCCGTCGAGATCGTCCTCGACGCCCCGCTCGACGCCGAGCCCAAGGGCCTCGACGGCGTCGCCACGATCATGGCCCGCGCCCTGTCCGAGGGCACCGACAAGCACACCGCCGAGGAGTTCGCCGCCGAGCTGGAGCGGTGCGGCGCCACCCTGGACGCGCACGCCGACCACCCCGGCGTGCGGGTCTCCCTCGAAGTGCCCGCCTCGCGGCTGCCCAAGGCCCTCGCGCTGCTCTCCGACGCGCTGCGGGCACCGGCGTTCGCGGACGACGAGATCGACCGCCTCGTCCGCAACCGCCTCGACGAGATCCCGCACGAGACGGCCAACCCCGCGCGGCGCGCCGCCAAGCAGCTCTACGCCGAGCTGTTCCCGGCCGCCTCGCGGATGTCCCGCCCCCGCCAGGGCACCGAGGAGACCGTCGCCCGGATCGACTCCGCCGCCGTCCGGGCCTTCTACGAGGCGCACGTCCGTCCCGCGTCGGCGACCGCGGTCGTGGTCGGCGACCTGACCGGAATCGACCTTGACGCGCTGCTGCGCGACACGCTCGGCGAGTGGACCGGCGACGCCCCCCGCCCGGGCACGGCGTCGCCCATCACGGCCGACGACAGGGGCCGCGTGGTCATCGTGGACCGTCCGGGCGCCGTGCAGACGCAGCTGCTCATCGGGCGCATCGGCCCGGACCGGCACGACAGCGTCTGGCCCGCGCAGGTCGTCGGCACGTACTGCCTGGGCGGCACGCTCACCTCCCGCCTGGACCGCGTCCTGCGCGAGGAGAAGGGCTACACGTACGGCGTGCGGTCCTTCGGCCAGGTCCTGCGCTCCCTGCCGGACGGCACGGGCGCGGCGATGCTCGCCATCAGCGGCTCCGTGGACACGCCCAACACGGGCCCCGCGCTGGACGACCTGTGGAAGGTGCTGCGCACCCTCGCGGCGGAGGGCCTCACCGACGCCGAGCGCGACGCCGCCGTGCACAACCTGGTGGGCGTGGCGCCGCTCAAGTACGAGACGGCGGCGTCCGTCGCGGACACCCTCGCCGACCAGGTGGAGCAGCACCTGCCGGACGACTTCCAGGCGCAGCTGTACCGGCGTCTGGACGCGACGGGCACGGTGGAGGCGATGGCGGCCGTCGTCAACGCCTTCCCGCCGGACCGCCTCGTCACGGTCCTCGTCGGGGACGCGGCTCAGATCAAGGCACCGGTGGAGGCGCTGGGCCTCGGTGAAGTGACCGTCGTCACGGGCTGA
- a CDS encoding CobW family GTP-binding protein codes for MSAQQIPVVVLTGFLGSGKTTLLNHLLRTARGTRVGVMVNDFGSIEIDAMTVAGQVGSTVSLGNGCLCCAVDTSELDTYLEILTRPSARLDVIVIEASGLAEPQELVRMILASDNERIVYGGLVEVVDAAEFDATRARHPETDRHLGIADLVVVNKADRVPEAELRRVRETVTGLADRAAVVTAAYGRVDPELLFDRAARADDQDGARQLSFEDLYADAYEREHRNHPHAAYETVSFTAAEPMHPRRLMDFLDSRPEGLYRIKGFVDFGPADPDHRYVVHAVGRFLRFHPEPWPPGAERLTQVVLIGAGTDGEALLGSLAGCRVTGPDDVPEDHALWGVLRYVPEPHEEAPGAGGEGGTDGTGGAVAYDEPADPAEPAPYDEAAPYDETVPCDDTVPDDEPDDDPYEDSYGDPCEDPDGDPYGGRGHTPYDGPATQAHGRL; via the coding sequence TTGAGCGCGCAGCAGATTCCCGTCGTCGTCCTCACGGGATTCCTCGGTTCCGGCAAGACCACCCTGCTCAACCACCTCCTGCGCACCGCCCGAGGCACCCGCGTCGGCGTGATGGTCAACGACTTCGGGTCCATCGAGATCGACGCCATGACCGTCGCCGGGCAGGTCGGCTCGACCGTCTCGCTCGGCAACGGCTGCCTGTGCTGCGCCGTGGACACCAGCGAGCTGGACACGTACCTGGAGATCCTCACCCGTCCCTCGGCTCGCCTCGACGTGATCGTCATCGAGGCGAGCGGTCTGGCCGAGCCGCAGGAGCTGGTGCGGATGATCCTCGCCAGCGACAACGAGCGGATCGTGTACGGCGGGCTCGTCGAGGTCGTGGACGCGGCCGAGTTCGACGCGACGCGCGCCCGTCACCCCGAGACGGACCGGCACCTCGGCATCGCCGACCTGGTCGTCGTCAACAAGGCCGACCGCGTCCCGGAGGCCGAGCTGCGGCGGGTGCGGGAGACGGTCACCGGCCTCGCCGACCGCGCGGCGGTCGTCACGGCGGCGTACGGGCGCGTCGATCCGGAGCTGCTGTTCGACCGGGCCGCACGCGCCGACGACCAGGACGGCGCCCGGCAGCTATCCTTCGAGGACCTGTACGCCGACGCGTACGAGCGCGAGCACCGGAACCACCCGCACGCCGCCTACGAGACCGTGTCGTTCACCGCCGCGGAGCCGATGCACCCGCGCCGGCTCATGGACTTCCTGGACTCGCGGCCCGAAGGGCTGTACCGGATCAAGGGGTTCGTGGACTTCGGCCCCGCCGACCCGGACCACCGGTACGTCGTGCACGCCGTCGGGCGGTTCCTGCGGTTCCACCCGGAGCCGTGGCCGCCCGGCGCCGAGCGGCTCACCCAGGTGGTGCTGATCGGCGCGGGCACGGACGGGGAGGCGCTGCTCGGGTCGCTGGCCGGGTGCCGCGTGACGGGCCCGGACGACGTGCCGGAGGACCACGCCCTGTGGGGCGTCCTGCGCTACGTCCCCGAGCCTCACGAGGAGGCCCCTGGGGCGGGAGGCGAGGGCGGTACGGACGGGACGGGCGGTGCGGTGGCGTACGACGAGCCCGCCGACCCGGCCGAGCCTGCCCCGTACGACGAGGCGGCCCCGTACGACGAGACCGTCCCGTGCGACGACACCGTCCCGGACGACGAGCCCGACGACGACCCGTACGAGGACTCATACGGCGATCCGTGCGAGGACCCCGACGGCGATCCGTACGGCGGTCGTGGCCACACCCCGTACGACGGCCCCGCCACCCAGGCCCACGGCCGCCTCTGA
- a CDS encoding solute symporter family protein, protein MTGDHQTLALLLFSAFVAVTLGITTWASRRRHDSADEFYTGGRLFSPMENGFAISGDYLSAASFLGISGLIALNGYDGMLYSVGFLVAWLVVLFLVAELVRNCGRFTLADVVAARMGERRVRTAVGASSVTVSVLYLVAQMVGAGSLVALLLGGTSDAARSWTVVGVGALMVVYVALGGMRATTWIQIVKAVLLLAGALALTALVLLRFHGDFGELLTTAAERSGHGRDFLAPGLGYGDDWTARTDFISLGLALVLGTAGLPHILVRFSTVPTARAARRSVVWSIGLIGGFYLMTIVLGFGAAAIVGSDAVRASNAAGNTAVPLLALELGGGAGSTGGTVLFAVVAAVAFATILAVVAGITLASSASVAHDLYASFARRRDGDAGGGRYGGTDADAGADGGGGAGRRRYGDVAVARVAAVAVGGVAIGLGLLAQDLNVAFLVGLAFAVAASANLPVLLYSLFWRRFTTRGAVWSVYGGLIPAVLLVALSPVVSGGPGALLPGVDFHVFPLQNPGLVSIPLGFLAGWLGTVTSPEPPDEAKHAETEVRALTGAGAA, encoded by the coding sequence TTGACCGGTGACCACCAGACCCTGGCCCTGTTGCTGTTCAGCGCGTTCGTCGCGGTGACGCTCGGCATCACCACGTGGGCGAGCCGCCGACGCCACGACTCCGCCGACGAGTTCTACACCGGGGGGCGGCTGTTCTCGCCCATGGAGAACGGTTTCGCCATCTCCGGCGACTACTTGTCCGCCGCGTCGTTCCTCGGCATCTCCGGACTGATCGCGCTCAACGGCTACGACGGCATGCTGTACTCGGTCGGCTTCCTCGTCGCCTGGCTGGTCGTCCTGTTCCTCGTGGCCGAACTCGTGCGCAACTGCGGCCGCTTCACCCTCGCCGACGTGGTCGCCGCCCGCATGGGCGAGCGCCGGGTCCGTACGGCGGTGGGCGCGTCGTCCGTGACCGTGTCCGTGCTGTACCTGGTCGCGCAGATGGTCGGCGCAGGCAGCCTCGTCGCCCTGCTGCTGGGCGGCACGAGCGACGCGGCGCGCTCGTGGACGGTGGTCGGCGTGGGCGCCCTCATGGTCGTCTATGTGGCACTGGGCGGGATGCGCGCCACGACCTGGATCCAGATCGTCAAGGCCGTGCTGCTCCTGGCGGGCGCGCTGGCCCTCACCGCGCTCGTGCTGCTGCGCTTCCACGGCGACTTCGGCGAGCTGCTGACCACCGCCGCCGAGCGCAGCGGCCATGGCCGGGACTTCCTCGCGCCGGGCCTCGGCTACGGCGACGACTGGACCGCCCGTACGGACTTCATCAGCCTGGGCCTCGCGCTCGTGCTGGGCACGGCCGGACTGCCGCACATCCTCGTCCGGTTCTCCACCGTGCCCACCGCACGCGCGGCCCGCCGCTCGGTCGTCTGGTCCATCGGCCTCATCGGCGGCTTCTACCTGATGACGATCGTGCTCGGCTTCGGCGCCGCCGCGATCGTCGGCAGCGACGCCGTACGCGCCTCCAACGCCGCGGGCAACACGGCTGTACCGCTGCTCGCGCTGGAACTCGGCGGGGGAGCGGGCTCCACCGGCGGCACGGTCCTCTTCGCCGTGGTCGCGGCCGTCGCCTTCGCGACGATCCTCGCCGTCGTCGCGGGCATCACGCTGGCCTCCTCCGCCTCCGTGGCACACGACCTGTACGCCTCTTTCGCCCGGCGCCGGGACGGAGACGCGGGCGGGGGCCGGTACGGCGGCACGGACGCGGACGCGGGCGCGGACGGGGGAGGGGGAGCGGGGCGGCGGCGGTACGGCGATGTGGCCGTGGCCCGGGTGGCCGCAGTCGCCGTCGGTGGTGTGGCGATCGGCCTGGGCCTGCTCGCCCAGGATCTGAACGTGGCGTTCCTCGTCGGCCTCGCCTTCGCGGTCGCCGCCTCCGCGAACCTGCCCGTCCTGCTGTACTCGCTGTTCTGGCGCCGCTTCACCACGCGGGGCGCCGTGTGGTCCGTGTACGGCGGCCTGATCCCGGCCGTGCTGCTGGTCGCCCTGTCGCCGGTCGTGTCGGGCGGCCCGGGCGCGCTGCTGCCGGGGGTGGACTTCCACGTCTTCCCGCTCCAGAACCCGGGCCTGGTCTCCATCCCGCTGGGCTTCCTCGCCGGATGGCTGGGCACGGTCACCTCCCCGGAGCCGCCGGACGAGGCCAAGCACGCGGAGACGGAGGTACGGGCGCTGACCGGCGCGGGCGCCGCCTGA